A single window of Nitrospirota bacterium DNA harbors:
- a CDS encoding CBS domain-containing protein, with protein sequence MEIITTHINADFDAVASMVAAKKYYPGAVMVFPGSQEKSVREFLSSPQSEFDIKSVRDVDLDDVERLIIVDINSSKRIGGFSEILGRKGLDVRVYDHHPPSLNGIKGQKIVVHTVGATTTIFAEMLCNDKVELSPAEATLMMLGIYEETGSLVFPSTTVRDLNAAAYLLKNGANLNVVSKFLSRKLGPDEIDLLNELMHSANDYVIHEARVKIAKASRDAYVGDIAYLAHKIMDVKDIDAIFLIVRMEERINIIARSNAAEVNVAEILEPFGGGGHHAAASAVAGSISLEDAEERLLKVLNDKVHPTKTASDIMTRPVKSISWKSSITAAEKTMTKFSVNVLPILKGTEFFGTISREAVEKALFHGFWDSLVSEFCTTDTLTVSPSTPLNIVEQLMIEQNQRFMPVVEGQKVIGAITRTDLLRSIYESLLRKGRLETGEPLMDKPSIGRNLASIMKAKFPAEVFKLLVLAGEVAEKSGFSAYLVGGSVRDLKRGEANLDIDIVVEGDGIEFARDLGKRLKAKVKVHQRFGTAVIVTDFLKFDVATARTEYYESPASLPQVEISSIKKDLYRRDFTINTLAVLLNPGKFGQLLDFFGGQRDIKEKTIRILHNLSFIEDPTRAFRAIRFSERFGFNISKHTMNLIRTAVRINLFDKLSGSRLYDELNLLFHETEPASAIKRLSEFDLLRFIHPSIKLTNGLMMKIEALHEVYVWFALLYFEEKINITHLFLIALLEGLDAEERESALQRLKVPASARKEIIESIHKSDNVLKGLRKASVKEIYQILSPLTISTILFAMAKAKGSEEKKAISLFLVKLRSTRTELAGNDLKLMGYKTGPLFKKIFKAIIEARLEGLVKSRQDEVKLVKKQFSLKNRS encoded by the coding sequence ATGGAAATAATTACAACACATATCAATGCCGACTTTGACGCTGTTGCCTCGATGGTAGCTGCAAAAAAGTATTATCCAGGGGCGGTTATGGTCTTTCCAGGTTCACAGGAAAAGAGCGTCCGGGAATTCCTGTCATCACCACAATCAGAGTTTGATATTAAGAGCGTCAGGGATGTTGACCTTGATGATGTGGAGAGGCTGATCATAGTTGACATAAATTCCTCTAAAAGAATAGGGGGCTTTTCAGAGATATTAGGCCGGAAGGGGCTTGATGTGCGTGTTTACGACCACCATCCACCATCCCTCAATGGAATTAAGGGACAAAAGATAGTGGTTCATACTGTAGGCGCCACAACAACGATCTTTGCCGAAATGCTCTGCAATGACAAGGTTGAATTATCGCCTGCAGAAGCTACTCTCATGATGCTTGGTATATATGAAGAGACAGGCTCTCTTGTATTCCCAAGCACAACTGTAAGGGATCTTAACGCAGCGGCATATCTCCTTAAAAATGGCGCAAATCTTAATGTTGTTTCAAAATTTTTAAGCAGAAAGCTTGGCCCTGATGAAATAGACCTGCTTAATGAGCTTATGCATTCGGCAAATGACTATGTCATACATGAGGCGAGGGTAAAGATAGCCAAGGCCTCAAGAGATGCCTATGTCGGCGACATAGCGTATCTTGCACATAAGATAATGGATGTAAAGGATATTGACGCCATATTTCTTATTGTGAGGATGGAGGAGAGGATAAATATAATAGCAAGAAGCAATGCCGCCGAGGTCAATGTTGCTGAGATACTTGAACCCTTTGGCGGTGGCGGCCACCATGCTGCTGCGTCAGCAGTGGCAGGCAGTATCTCGCTTGAAGATGCTGAAGAGAGGCTGCTGAAGGTGCTGAATGACAAGGTACACCCCACAAAGACAGCATCTGACATCATGACAAGACCGGTAAAGTCCATATCCTGGAAAAGTTCAATAACAGCCGCTGAAAAGACTATGACAAAATTCAGCGTAAATGTTCTGCCGATACTCAAAGGAACAGAATTTTTTGGGACCATATCAAGGGAAGCTGTTGAAAAAGCGCTGTTTCACGGTTTTTGGGATAGCCTGGTATCAGAGTTTTGCACAACTGATACGCTGACAGTTTCGCCTTCAACCCCATTGAATATAGTGGAGCAGCTTATGATTGAACAGAATCAAAGGTTCATGCCTGTTGTGGAAGGGCAAAAGGTGATCGGTGCCATTACACGTACCGACCTTTTAAGGTCTATCTACGAAAGCCTTTTAAGAAAGGGGAGGCTTGAGACGGGTGAGCCGCTCATGGATAAACCGTCTATCGGCAGGAACCTTGCGTCAATTATGAAGGCAAAGTTCCCGGCAGAAGTTTTCAAACTGCTTGTGCTTGCAGGAGAAGTTGCTGAAAAATCAGGGTTTTCAGCATATCTGGTCGGCGGTTCTGTCAGGGATTTAAAGCGTGGTGAGGCGAATCTGGATATTGATATTGTGGTTGAAGGTGACGGCATAGAGTTTGCACGTGATCTTGGGAAGAGGCTAAAGGCAAAAGTCAAGGTGCACCAGAGGTTTGGAACCGCAGTGATCGTAACTGACTTCCTTAAATTTGATGTGGCTACTGCAAGAACAGAATATTACGAATCTCCGGCCTCCCTGCCTCAAGTTGAGATATCTTCAATTAAAAAAGACCTTTACAGAAGGGATTTTACTATAAACACTTTGGCTGTCCTGCTTAATCCCGGAAAGTTCGGCCAGCTACTCGACTTTTTCGGCGGGCAGAGGGATATTAAGGAGAAAACCATAAGGATACTCCACAATCTGAGCTTTATCGAAGATCCTACAAGGGCTTTCAGGGCGATAAGGTTCTCTGAGAGGTTCGGTTTTAACATAAGCAAGCACACAATGAACCTGATCAGGACAGCCGTGCGCATTAACCTGTTTGACAAACTTTCCGGCTCAAGGCTTTATGACGAGCTGAACCTCCTGTTTCATGAAACTGAACCCGCAAGTGCGATCAAGAGGCTCTCTGAATTTGATCTTCTCAGATTTATCCACCCTTCGATCAAGCTTACAAACGGGCTTATGATGAAAATTGAGGCTCTTCATGAGGTCTATGTATGGTTTGCTCTGCTGTATTTTGAAGAAAAGATCAACATAACTCACCTCTTTCTTATAGCGCTTCTTGAGGGGCTTGATGCTGAAGAAAGGGAGAGTGCGTTGCAGAGGCTGAAAGTGCCGGCAAGCGCAAGAAAAGAGATTATTGAGAGTATTCATAAATCTGACAACGTATTGAAAGGATTGAGAAAAGCGTCTGTAAAAGAGATATATCAAATCCTTTCACCTCTTACGATCTCCACCATCCTTTTTGCTATGGCAAAGGCAAAGGGAAGCGAGGAGAAGAAAGCGATCTCCCTGTTCCTGGTAAAGCTTCGCAGCACCAGAACTGAGCTTGCAGGCAATGATCTGAAATTAATGGGTTATAAGACCGGCCCTCTCTTCAAAAAAATATTCAAGGCCATCATAGAGGCGAGGCTTGAAGGGCTGGTCAAGAGCCGTCAGGATGAAGTGAAACTTGTAAAGAAGCAGTTTTCGCTAAAAAACAGATCATAG
- a CDS encoding ShlB/FhaC/HecB family hemolysin secretion/activation protein, with amino-acid sequence MMKNLVGKKIWGFLLIFLLVIAAAFIPVNGFSEDLTGTVHVKEFSIIGNKAMDTDDIHACLEDYKDKDYTLDGLKDIADRITDLYQQEGYVLAKAYIPKQEIEDGIVTIAVVEGELGFIEITDNKYYTSEYVKNWFSHLKRDAVREQDIERAILLVNDTKALKVTTAFKRGKKPGTADLIVKVEDSYPLSLDLNYDNHGNPLISRGRMGFNLQTGMSPFSGSELNIKGVMGERFDKTFYGLIDYQTPIGYQGARWGLRYLYADYLVGGDLEILGLEGESQILGGYLSYPFVKTKKHNLTATMGFDYKHMFETDMDVQKSNDDLSVGYVRLDYDAIDRFLGDKMPAKNYLSLTYSHGFNSVFGSIKENDPDSSNFGADGNFDKYNLDVVRVQKMWKDIIVLTKGSGQYSNAILTSGEKFSIGGANSVRGTRLGEFVGEKGYLASLEISSSYPFIWLKNFLLLGKKISDEDVKKTIRAVAFGDHAGVFEVDNGEDPTIGKAEDNYLSSIGVGARIYLFDRLDLKFDVGYPFRTSEFHWGDEIIYLSVNYNAVKF; translated from the coding sequence ATGATGAAGAATTTAGTTGGTAAGAAAATATGGGGTTTCCTTTTAATCTTTTTGCTTGTTATAGCAGCTGCATTTATCCCGGTAAATGGCTTCAGTGAAGATTTGACGGGAACTGTCCATGTAAAGGAATTCAGCATCATAGGCAATAAGGCGATGGACACCGATGATATACATGCCTGCCTTGAAGATTATAAGGATAAAGATTATACGCTTGACGGGCTGAAGGATATCGCAGACCGCATTACCGACCTTTATCAGCAGGAAGGATATGTTCTTGCGAAGGCATATATACCAAAGCAGGAGATAGAAGACGGGATCGTCACAATCGCAGTTGTTGAGGGTGAGCTTGGTTTCATCGAGATAACTGATAACAAGTACTACACCAGTGAGTATGTAAAGAACTGGTTTTCCCATCTTAAGAGAGATGCTGTAAGGGAACAGGATATAGAACGCGCAATCCTCCTCGTAAATGATACAAAAGCATTAAAAGTAACCACCGCATTCAAAAGAGGTAAAAAACCAGGCACAGCTGACCTTATTGTAAAGGTTGAGGACAGCTATCCGTTGAGCCTTGACTTAAATTACGACAACCACGGCAACCCTCTTATCAGCAGGGGAAGGATGGGCTTTAATCTTCAAACCGGAATGAGTCCGTTCAGCGGGAGCGAACTTAATATCAAAGGCGTAATGGGTGAGCGTTTTGACAAGACCTTTTACGGCCTGATTGATTACCAGACACCTATCGGCTATCAGGGCGCAAGATGGGGACTCAGGTATTTGTATGCGGATTACCTTGTGGGCGGAGACCTTGAGATCCTCGGGCTTGAGGGTGAATCACAGATCCTCGGCGGTTATCTGTCTTATCCTTTTGTGAAGACAAAAAAACATAACTTAACTGCAACAATGGGTTTCGATTACAAACATATGTTTGAAACAGATATGGATGTTCAGAAAAGTAATGACGACCTGAGCGTTGGTTATGTCAGGCTCGATTACGATGCCATAGACAGATTCCTCGGGGATAAGATGCCTGCAAAGAACTATCTCTCACTTACTTATTCACACGGTTTTAATTCCGTATTCGGCAGTATTAAAGAGAATGACCCTGACTCGAGCAATTTTGGAGCGGACGGCAATTTTGACAAGTACAATCTTGACGTTGTCAGAGTGCAGAAAATGTGGAAAGACATTATCGTCCTTACAAAAGGTTCAGGACAGTATTCTAATGCCATACTCACCTCAGGCGAGAAGTTCAGTATAGGAGGAGCCAACTCTGTCAGGGGAACCCGTCTTGGAGAGTTCGTTGGTGAAAAGGGATACCTCGCATCACTTGAGATCAGTTCTTCATACCCGTTCATCTGGCTGAAGAACTTTTTACTGTTAGGCAAGAAGATCAGTGACGAGGATGTAAAGAAGACGATACGCGCGGTTGCGTTCGGTGACCACGCAGGTGTATTTGAGGTTGACAATGGTGAAGACCCGACAATCGGCAAGGCAGAGGACAACTATCTGTCAAGCATAGGTGTCGGAGCAAGGATTTACCTGTTCGACAGGCTTGATCTTAAGTTTGACGTAGGCTATCCGTTCAGAACGAGTGAATTCCACTGGGGCGATGAGATCATCTATCTCTCAGTTAACTATAACGCCGTAAAGTTCTAA